From one Nonomuraea polychroma genomic stretch:
- a CDS encoding DUF4032 domain-containing protein: MPLQMTGALGDPDLIRLPWDVPLADWPQHHLVDLPRGISRHVVRFARLSGKVYAIKEISERYAKREYQLLWDLARLDAPAVEPVAYVTGREHGLDAALITRHLQFSLPYRAVMSGTLRPDTLTRLLDALAVLLVRLHLNGFYWGDCSLSNTLFRRDAGAFAAYLVDAETGEMHPMISNGQRLADIDAAHTNIFGEMLDLEAGGLLHPSIDPMETAEDVVARYHRLWDEINESEIIEEVDWHRVEQRIRRLNLLGFDVAEMMVRRKVGTGRLIVRPKVVDAGHHQRRLLRLTGLDVEENQARRLLNDLDGFRVAKGLRHEDEAIVAHKWLAEVFQPTVEAIPAELRGKLEPAQLFHEILDHRWYLSEQAGADVGLEAAVKSYVDNVLVHKPDEKALLPEDAAQ; this comes from the coding sequence ATGCCCCTGCAGATGACCGGCGCGCTCGGCGACCCCGACCTCATTCGCCTCCCCTGGGACGTCCCTCTGGCCGACTGGCCGCAACACCATCTGGTCGATCTCCCGCGCGGCATCTCGCGGCACGTGGTGCGCTTCGCCCGGCTCTCGGGCAAGGTGTACGCGATCAAGGAGATCAGCGAGCGCTACGCCAAGCGCGAATACCAGTTGTTGTGGGACCTGGCCCGGCTCGACGCACCGGCCGTGGAGCCGGTCGCGTACGTCACCGGCCGCGAGCACGGGCTGGACGCGGCCCTGATCACCAGGCACCTGCAGTTCTCGCTGCCCTACCGGGCCGTCATGTCCGGCACGCTACGCCCGGACACGCTCACCCGGCTGCTCGACGCCCTGGCCGTGCTGCTGGTGCGGCTGCATCTCAACGGCTTCTACTGGGGCGACTGCTCGCTGTCCAACACGTTGTTCCGCAGGGATGCCGGGGCGTTCGCGGCGTACCTGGTGGACGCCGAGACCGGCGAGATGCACCCGATGATCAGCAACGGCCAGCGGCTGGCCGACATCGACGCGGCGCACACCAACATCTTCGGCGAGATGCTCGACCTGGAGGCCGGCGGCCTGCTGCATCCGTCCATCGACCCCATGGAGACCGCCGAGGACGTCGTCGCCCGCTACCACCGCCTGTGGGACGAGATCAACGAGAGCGAGATCATCGAGGAGGTGGACTGGCACCGCGTGGAGCAGCGGATCAGGCGGCTCAACCTGCTGGGCTTCGACGTGGCCGAGATGATGGTGCGGCGCAAGGTCGGCACCGGGCGGCTCATCGTCCGGCCCAAGGTCGTCGACGCCGGGCACCACCAGCGACGGCTGCTCCGGCTGACCGGACTCGACGTGGAGGAGAACCAGGCGCGGCGGCTGCTCAACGACCTCGACGGGTTCCGGGTGGCCAAGGGACTGCGGCACGAGGACGAGGCCATCGTGGCGCACAAGTGGCTGGCGGAGGTGTTCCAGCCGACGGTCGAGGCCATCCCCGCGGAGCTGCGCGGCAAGCTGGAGCCCGCGCAGCTGTTCCACGAGATACTCGACCACCGCTGGTACCTGTCCGAGCAGGCGGGCGCCGACGTCGGGCTGGAGGCGGCCGTGAAGTCGTACGTGGACAACGTGCTCGTCCACAAGCCCGACGAGAAGGCGCTGCTGCCGGAGGACGCCGCTCAGTAG
- a CDS encoding NAD(P)-dependent oxidoreductase, which translates to MKILVFGATGMIGQRIVAELTRRGHEVTGVSRSGGPVKGDVHDAATLAKGHDAVVSAISPPRDGTEPEGPFLDANRALIEGVREAGVRRLIVVGGAGGLKVAPDLDLVDTPEFPDIYKKEALAQRSALGLFFPVEDLDWTYISPAAEVAPGERTGVYRIGHDYLLADAEGRSFISAEDYAVAVADELDNGAHPRRRITVAY; encoded by the coding sequence ATGAAGATTCTTGTCTTTGGCGCGACCGGCATGATCGGCCAGCGCATCGTCGCAGAGCTCACCCGTCGCGGGCACGAAGTGACCGGCGTCAGCCGCTCAGGGGGCCCGGTCAAGGGCGACGTCCACGACGCCGCCACGCTGGCCAAGGGGCACGACGCCGTGGTCAGCGCCATCTCCCCGCCGCGGGACGGCACCGAGCCGGAGGGGCCGTTCCTCGACGCCAACCGGGCCCTGATCGAGGGCGTGCGCGAGGCCGGGGTGCGTCGGCTGATCGTGGTCGGCGGCGCCGGCGGCCTCAAGGTCGCGCCCGACCTCGACCTGGTCGACACGCCCGAGTTCCCGGACATCTACAAAAAGGAAGCACTGGCCCAGCGCTCGGCGCTCGGCCTCTTCTTCCCGGTCGAGGACCTGGACTGGACCTACATCTCGCCGGCCGCCGAGGTCGCGCCGGGCGAGCGTACCGGGGTCTACCGGATCGGCCACGACTACCTGCTGGCCGACGCCGAGGGGCGCAGCTTCATCAGCGCCGAGGACTACGCGGTCGCCGTCGCGGACGAGCTGGACAACGGCGCTCACCCGCGCCGGCGCATCACGGTGGCCTACTGA